AGGTCAGTTTTAGTGGTATCCGCTACTGGCAAACACGGCGTGTGCCCCAGATCTTCGGCTGTCCGAACCATCATGGGTTTGCTGGCTCTCGTCGTTACCGTTGGAGAAATTGGAGTCGGAAGGCTTAGCTGTACTGATCCCACGTGTCGCATTGCTTGATCGCCCAGAATACCGCTTCCTTCAGCCTCTTGAGCGTCACGTTGTCGGGATCACGAATGGCCTGGAGCTTTTTGTCCAGATCGTAGAGCGGTTGGATCGAGCGTTTGTCCGGGATCTTGCCGAGAGCCCAGCCCACCTCCGTCAAGACCGTCCAGTCTGTCTTTGGATCTTGCAGTTTTGCCAGTAAGGGCAGGACGACCGATGCGTCACCATGAAGGCCGCCGAGCTGTCCCAAGGATTTTGCTGCTGCGGCCTGCACCTCCAGCTGAGGTGAGGTGTTCATCATCTCAACAAGCAGGGGGATGCCGTCTCTGCCGAGGTTGCCGATTGCTGCGAGAGCTTGTTTGGCCAGATCGCGGTCTTTGAGCGCTTCCTTCAACTTCGGCATCGCGTCATCGGCCTGCATTTCGCCAAGCAGCGATATGATTTTCAGCTTCCTGGCTTGGCTGGTATCCGGAGAATCAAGCAACTTGAGTAGTCGATCCGAGTGACCCCATTCCGCCGCCAGCAAGAGGGGAAACTCATACTTCTCCAAGGCTTCCTGTAGCTTCGTCATCGCGTAACGACCAGCATCCGGTTCCTGTGCTGCCTGGGCGGCAACCACGGCATCTTCAAATGCAGTGCGTACTTCTTTCTGCCACTTGATCTTCATGCCTCCGAGCAGGTAGGTCAGTTGACAGGCCGGTCCTTTCCAGAGCCGAGATGGGGCATCAGGAAGGTCTGCATCCCCACCCGTCACGGCCGTGCCTTCCCAGGTCTTGCGTTGTTCGCATTTCACGCGAACGACGACGTCATGAGCCTGCCCGGCACTTCGAACGGCTGAGTAGCCCACTTCAGTCAACCGTTGAACGATGGTGTCGATGAGGGGGGTGGAATCCGTTGTGCCTTTGTCGGTGAGGGTCAGAACGTCGACGAGCACAGTCTGAACCTTCTCCAGTTGAGTTCGTTGTTCAGATGTAAAGTACTCGCGGTAGGCCAATCCCGCAGACTCAAGCAGGCTCAATACAACAGCGGATAGGAGTATTGGTACAACAATACGGAATAGATACTGCATCTCCTCACTCCACTTCCACCACATTATTTAAGTGGCAAGAGGCGCTCACTGGGCTCGATAGGAACTCGTTTGTCGGCTCAGTTTTAGTATACACCGGGTCGTTCATCCGACGGTGTCGGGCGATTCAAATTGTGGAGAAAGTGATATTGACAGTTCCTCATTCCCAATGCTACGTTCGCGAGCTCTGCTTCGTGACTTTCACGAAACTTTAAGGTCCGTCCAAATAATGTAGGTGAGTCGAGAACGGTGATTAAAACAACAGTTGCGCGACGTTACGCACAGGCACTCTTCGAACTTCTTGACCAATCCAGCATCGAAGTGACGCGAAATGCTCTCGATAGCCTGGGACAGGCTCTGAAGGAGTCTGACCAGCTTCGACATGTCGTGGCGTCACCGGCGTTTAGTGTTGAGGAAAAGATCTCAGTGCTGCAGGGGTTGGCTGAGCGATTGGGATGTGTACAAACTGGTCAGGCCTTCCTGGGGCAATTGGTGAAGAAGAGCCGAGTCGGCTTCTTGCCCGAGATTGCTGTGGCGTTTGGAAAACTGGTTGATCAGGCAAAGGGCACTCAGCCGGTGACGGTGTCGTCGGCGACGGCACTGCCCACTACGGAACAAGAGCGGATTAAAGCGCGGCTACGGGACACACTCAAACGCGAAGTGGATGTCACGTTTCAGACCGACGCGAGTCATCTTGCCGGGCTGCAGATCCGTATCGGCAGCACGGTGGTCGACAGCACTGTCCAGGGTCGCCTGCGCGACCTGCACGTGGTGTTGACACGAGAATAAAGGAGTCGTCATGCAGATCAGGGCGGAAGAAATCAGTGCGATCATCAAGGAAAAGATCAAGGGGTTCGACAAGCAGGTTGATGTCAAAGAAACGGGCTCGGTCATTCAGGTCGGCGACGGTATTGCCAAGGTCTATGGCTTGGATGGAGCCATGGCCGGAGAGATGTTGGAGTTCCCTGGTGGACTCTATGGCATCGCGCTGAACCTTGAGGAGGACAACGTCGGCGCCGTGTTGATGGGTGACGACGTCGGAATCAAAGAAGGCGATCCAGTCAAACGGACCGGCCGCATCGCGGAGATTCCGGTCGGCGAAGCGCTCGTTGGTCGCGTCGTCAATGCCATCGGCCAGCCGATCGACGGCAAGGGACCGATCCAGTCCCCGCATCATTCCCGAATCGAAGTGGTGGCTCCTGGTGTGAATACCCGTCAATCCGTTCACGAACCGCTGCAGACCGGTATCAAGGCAATCGACGCCATGATTCCGATCGGTCGTGGTCAGCGCGAGTTGATCATCGGCGATCGCCAGACCG
The Candidatus Nitrospira nitrosa DNA segment above includes these coding regions:
- a CDS encoding HEAT repeat domain-containing protein, encoding MQYLFRIVVPILLSAVVLSLLESAGLAYREYFTSEQRTQLEKVQTVLVDVLTLTDKGTTDSTPLIDTIVQRLTEVGYSAVRSAGQAHDVVVRVKCEQRKTWEGTAVTGGDADLPDAPSRLWKGPACQLTYLLGGMKIKWQKEVRTAFEDAVVAAQAAQEPDAGRYAMTKLQEALEKYEFPLLLAAEWGHSDRLLKLLDSPDTSQARKLKIISLLGEMQADDAMPKLKEALKDRDLAKQALAAIGNLGRDGIPLLVEMMNTSPQLEVQAAAAKSLGQLGGLHGDASVVLPLLAKLQDPKTDWTVLTEVGWALGKIPDKRSIQPLYDLDKKLQAIRDPDNVTLKRLKEAVFWAIKQCDTWDQYS
- the atpH gene encoding ATP synthase F1 subunit delta, with translation MIKTTVARRYAQALFELLDQSSIEVTRNALDSLGQALKESDQLRHVVASPAFSVEEKISVLQGLAERLGCVQTGQAFLGQLVKKSRVGFLPEIAVAFGKLVDQAKGTQPVTVSSATALPTTEQERIKARLRDTLKREVDVTFQTDASHLAGLQIRIGSTVVDSTVQGRLRDLHVVLTRE